A single window of Diachasmimorpha longicaudata isolate KC_UGA_2023 chromosome 12, iyDiaLong2, whole genome shotgun sequence DNA harbors:
- the LOC135168020 gene encoding uncharacterized protein LOC135168020 — MTIITAVFLFPHFFFFIPLKGSYATTEIVGCGVDGRRRNSQQKKNVKRRKKGFTTVKQEHGVVFTISSIEKQSMLPATSSGGYPALKMLPGILRLKSWGQLVRNIAGDNFTQSSGMGERVPVEVVTGNWSLRFDGCSRCSRGQFLIAEGVAHAEEFL; from the exons ATGACCATCATCACggctgtatttttatttccccatttttttttttttattcctttgaaaGGTTCTTACGCAACGACGGAAATTGTCGGCTGCGGGGTGGACGGAAGGAGGAGAAATTCGCAACagaagaaaaatgtaaaaaggaGGAAAAAGGGATTTACGACTGTGAAACAGGAACATGGCGTTGTTTTTACGATTTCCTCCATTGAG AAACAGTCGATGTTACCGGCCACTTCATCTGGAGGATATCCGGCTCTCAAGATGCTTCCAGGAATTCTGAGACTTAAGAGTTGGGGACAATTGGTGAGGAATATTGCTGGAGACAATTTCACTCAGTCAAGTGGAATGGGAGAACGAGTGCCAGTGGAAGTTGTGACGGGAAATTGGTCATTGAGGTTTGACGGGTGTTCGCGTTGTTCAAgaggacaatttttaattgcagaGGGAGTGGCACATGCGGAAGAATTTTTATAG